One genomic region from Evansella sp. LMS18 encodes:
- a CDS encoding amidohydrolase family protein, giving the protein MNRKLFKGGIVLTLDKSIGDFKKADVLVEGSKIVEVKPEIEASDCEVIDATDMIVMPGLVDTHRHTWESVIRNVGADWSLQKYLGSIYYGNIGSKRTPQDDYAGNLLGALEALDSGVTTIYDWSMIISREHTEEMIRGLRESGIRAVFGHGSPGEGEYWNRESTTFDGDDVRYIKEKHFSSRDQLLTMGLAIRGPEFCSWDTSVEEIKLARELDAVCSMHLGFGTWGSQDRSIEKLHNAGLLGDDLNFVHANAVSPEEMKMIAENGGSVSVTPEVEMMMGHGYPATGLCLENGVRPVLGVDVVTSTGGDMFAQMKFALQAERARVNQQILDNGEMPGPPLHLSARDILEFSTIDGAKALKLDDKAGSLTPGKEADIIMIRTTDLNLFPVNDPVGAVVQCTHSGNVDSVFVAGKAVKREGKLLDVDLKRVREMAVEARNSIFEKYGTPEEAWFVK; this is encoded by the coding sequence ATGAACAGGAAACTTTTTAAGGGCGGCATTGTCCTTACTTTGGATAAATCGATCGGTGATTTTAAGAAGGCGGATGTTCTTGTGGAAGGAAGTAAAATAGTTGAAGTAAAACCTGAGATTGAAGCCTCTGATTGTGAAGTGATCGACGCCACAGATATGATCGTAATGCCAGGCCTTGTTGACACCCACCGTCACACATGGGAGTCGGTCATCAGAAATGTGGGAGCAGACTGGTCGCTGCAAAAATATCTCGGCAGTATTTATTATGGAAATATAGGGTCAAAGCGTACACCGCAGGATGACTACGCGGGAAATCTCCTCGGTGCTCTGGAAGCGCTGGATTCAGGAGTGACTACGATTTACGACTGGTCGATGATTATCTCAAGGGAGCATACGGAAGAAATGATCCGGGGACTTCGGGAATCAGGGATAAGAGCTGTTTTCGGGCACGGCTCTCCTGGTGAAGGGGAATACTGGAACAGGGAAAGTACCACTTTTGACGGGGACGATGTGAGGTATATCAAGGAGAAGCATTTTTCCTCCAGAGACCAGCTGCTCACCATGGGTCTCGCCATCCGGGGACCAGAGTTCTGTTCCTGGGATACTTCTGTGGAAGAAATCAAGCTGGCCCGTGAATTAGATGCTGTCTGCAGTATGCATCTTGGATTTGGAACATGGGGGAGCCAGGATCGTTCTATTGAGAAATTACATAATGCTGGTCTGCTTGGTGACGATCTGAATTTTGTCCATGCGAACGCAGTCAGTCCGGAAGAAATGAAAATGATTGCCGAAAATGGCGGTTCTGTCTCTGTTACACCTGAAGTAGAAATGATGATGGGACATGGTTACCCTGCGACAGGGCTCTGTCTGGAAAACGGCGTTCGACCTGTGCTGGGAGTGGATGTAGTGACTTCCACAGGGGGCGATATGTTTGCCCAGATGAAGTTCGCGCTACAGGCAGAAAGAGCGAGAGTGAATCAGCAGATCCTTGATAATGGGGAAATGCCTGGTCCGCCGCTGCATCTTTCTGCAAGGGATATCCTTGAATTTTCGACAATTGACGGAGCAAAGGCGCTGAAGCTGGATGATAAAGCGGGAAGTTTAACACCTGGGAAAGAAGCGGATATTATTATGATCCGGACAACTGATTTAAATCTTTTCCCTGTTAACGACCCTGTCGGAGCGGTTGTCCAGTGTACTCATTCGGGCAACGTGGATTCTGTTTTTGTCGCCGGAAAAGCTGTTAAGCGTGAAGGGAAACTATTGGATGTGGACCTTAAACGTGTAAGGGAAATGGCAGTTGAAGCGAGGAATTCAATATTTGAAAAATACGGAACACCAGAGGAAGCCTGGTTCGTAAAATAA
- the uvsE gene encoding UV DNA damage repair endonuclease UvsE: MMRLGYACINTTLPTKFKTCRLATYHSKGAQYIKELTINNLKNVLAALEWNVQHNILFYRMSTEIVPLGSHQEMDWDWWEDEDILQLTDTIKQFKEEHDIRLSMHPGQYTLLSTPHEQVLERSFLDLEYHDKLLNLTGGTDMIIHGGGKYGDMESAKLRFIENYKQLPQSIKNKLRLENDDKTYNLNDVLDISDETGVPVCFDIHHHRCCNIGTSLAPMLDKVFASWEKTGVPKMHISSGKTHPEDRSHHEYVFEEDFKELLEVLDGREADIMLEAKLKEKAVLRIIDFLEKEKEK, encoded by the coding sequence ATGATGCGATTAGGTTATGCCTGTATTAACACAACTTTACCTACTAAATTCAAAACATGCCGCCTGGCGACTTACCATTCAAAAGGTGCCCAGTATATCAAGGAGCTTACGATAAATAACCTGAAGAATGTCCTCGCAGCCCTGGAATGGAATGTGCAGCATAACATCCTTTTTTACCGGATGAGCACGGAGATCGTGCCCCTGGGAAGCCACCAGGAAATGGACTGGGACTGGTGGGAAGACGAAGATATCCTTCAGCTGACGGACACTATTAAACAGTTCAAGGAAGAACATGATATTCGCTTATCCATGCACCCAGGACAGTATACGTTGCTCAGCACACCTCACGAACAGGTGCTGGAACGTTCTTTTCTCGACCTGGAGTATCATGACAAGTTACTTAACCTCACCGGCGGGACAGATATGATTATTCACGGCGGGGGTAAATACGGGGACATGGAGTCGGCAAAATTACGGTTTATCGAGAATTATAAACAGCTCCCTCAGAGTATAAAAAACAAGCTCAGGCTGGAAAACGATGACAAAACATATAACCTAAATGATGTGCTGGACATCTCTGATGAAACAGGTGTCCCTGTATGTTTTGACATTCACCACCACCGTTGCTGCAACATTGGAACTTCCTTAGCTCCCATGCTTGATAAGGTTTTTGCCTCCTGGGAAAAAACCGGTGTCCCAAAAATGCATATCAGCTCAGGAAAAACACATCCGGAAGATAGAAGCCACCATGAATATGTATTTGAAGAAGATTTTAAGGAGCTCCTCGAAGTGCTGGACGGAAGAGAAGCAGATATTATGCTGGAAGCTAAGCTGAAGGAAAAAGCAGTCTTACGGATAATTGATTTTCTTGAAAAAGAAAAGGAAAAGTAA
- a CDS encoding molybdopterin-dependent oxidoreductase, translating to MENKLPPGQFETENWPILHQGDVYQFDEETWRFKLFGEVEEEKVLTYQEIMNLPKTVSTVDMHCVTTWSKFATSFEGIRVRDLVDLVMLKEDVKYVMVYGYYNGDPFGYSANMPLEELLGDDALFVYRWKDHKNEWQDITPKHGYPLRLIPPASFYLWKGSKWATGIKFMKEDVPGFWEELGYSMSANPYKEERYR from the coding sequence ATGGAAAACAAATTGCCGCCAGGGCAGTTTGAAACAGAAAACTGGCCGATTCTTCATCAGGGAGATGTATATCAGTTTGACGAAGAAACATGGCGATTTAAATTATTCGGCGAGGTGGAAGAAGAGAAAGTCCTGACATATCAGGAAATAATGAATCTTCCTAAAACCGTTTCTACGGTGGATATGCACTGTGTTACTACGTGGTCAAAATTCGCTACGAGTTTTGAAGGAATACGGGTGAGGGACCTGGTTGATCTCGTTATGTTAAAAGAAGACGTTAAATATGTAATGGTTTATGGCTATTATAACGGTGATCCATTTGGCTACTCCGCCAATATGCCTCTGGAGGAACTGCTCGGTGATGATGCTTTATTCGTCTACCGCTGGAAAGACCATAAGAATGAATGGCAGGATATCACACCTAAGCATGGATATCCTCTAAGATTAATACCGCCGGCTTCATTCTATTTATGGAAAGGCTCGAAGTGGGCTACAGGCATCAAGTTCATGAAAGAAGATGTCCCTGGGTTCTGGGAGGAGCTCGGTTATTCCATGAGTGCGAATCCGTACAAGGAAGAACGCTACCGGTAA
- a CDS encoding LLM class flavin-dependent oxidoreductase, with protein sequence MSKQLNDIKFSVLDLAPVVEGGTVQESFKNTVELAQHTEQLGYHRFWLAEHHNMPGIASSATSVLIGHVAGATKKIKVGSGGIMLPNHSSLVIAEQFGTLESLYPGRIDLGLGRAPGTDQLTAQALRRSSRTDGQEFPQQLEELEAYFAGEVSQVRAVPGEGLDIPIWLLGSSGFSAQLAAQKGLPFAFASHFSPDNTIPALRLYESHFQPSDTLEKPYSMVAVNVIAADTEEEAERLATSLQMQFINLIRHKPGKLQPPVDDMDEIWTPYEKAALKQQLGSTIIGSPETVKEKLQKFLDETRVDEIMVTAQIFDHQARLRSFEITAKAFQ encoded by the coding sequence ATGAGTAAACAGCTAAACGATATAAAGTTTTCGGTGCTTGATCTTGCACCTGTTGTGGAAGGCGGTACTGTCCAGGAGTCCTTCAAAAATACAGTGGAGCTTGCACAGCATACAGAACAATTAGGTTACCACAGATTCTGGCTTGCGGAACATCATAATATGCCAGGCATCGCCAGTTCTGCAACTTCTGTTTTAATCGGCCATGTCGCCGGGGCTACAAAGAAAATCAAAGTAGGATCCGGAGGTATTATGCTTCCGAATCACTCGTCCTTAGTCATCGCGGAACAATTCGGGACATTGGAATCCCTCTATCCCGGTCGGATCGACCTTGGCCTTGGACGTGCACCTGGTACTGACCAGCTCACAGCCCAGGCATTAAGAAGAAGCAGCAGAACAGACGGGCAGGAATTCCCGCAGCAGCTGGAGGAACTGGAAGCATATTTTGCCGGTGAGGTGAGCCAGGTCCGTGCAGTCCCTGGAGAAGGACTGGATATCCCAATCTGGCTCCTGGGGTCAAGCGGATTCAGTGCTCAGCTCGCTGCTCAAAAAGGGCTGCCGTTCGCATTTGCAAGCCACTTCTCTCCGGACAATACGATTCCGGCATTAAGGCTGTACGAAAGTCATTTCCAGCCATCGGACACACTGGAAAAGCCATATTCCATGGTCGCTGTTAATGTGATTGCAGCTGATACAGAAGAGGAAGCGGAACGCCTGGCCACGTCCCTGCAAATGCAGTTTATCAATCTCATCCGCCATAAACCTGGCAAACTCCAGCCGCCAGTTGACGATATGGATGAAATCTGGACACCGTATGAAAAAGCAGCTCTGAAGCAGCAGCTTGGCTCCACAATTATCGGCTCGCCGGAAACAGTAAAAGAAAAATTGCAGAAGTTCCTCGATGAAACAAGAGTGGATGAAATAATGGTAACCGCTCAGATTTTCGACCATCAGGCACGCCTCAGGTCCTTTGAGATCACAGCGAAAGCTTTCCAGTAA
- a CDS encoding HPr family phosphocarrier protein — translation MKEKTIVIPEPGLHPEAVSNLVQLAGTYVSSLSITYHGKTVDLKSILGVLSLGIPARTEIKIIADGEDETDALENITDYFNKQKSA, via the coding sequence ATGAAGGAAAAAACTATTGTTATTCCTGAACCTGGGCTCCATCCTGAAGCGGTTTCAAATCTCGTTCAGCTGGCTGGTACTTATGTTTCGTCACTCTCTATAACTTATCATGGAAAAACAGTGGATTTAAAATCTATTCTCGGTGTGCTGTCTCTAGGAATTCCAGCTCGTACTGAAATTAAAATAATTGCAGATGGAGAAGACGAGACAGATGCACTGGAAAATATTACAGACTATTTTAACAAGCAAAAAAGCGCATGA
- a CDS encoding SDR family NAD(P)-dependent oxidoreductase: protein MRLEGKVAVITGGASGIGEYTARAMVEEGAKVVVSDMNDDLGNTLVEDLNKNGQNAVYVHADVTSEADAEKMINTAVTEFGKIDILFNNAGIGALGASEDLPLEEWRKVIAVNLDGVFLTAKHAIKAMQKNGGGNIINNASILGHVGQAQTASYTAAKGGVVNMTRALAVEFAQQNIRVNAVCPGYIETPLLSQLDEDMKNHLVSLHPIGRLGRPEEVAKAVVFLASDDASFVTGANLLVDGGYTAQ from the coding sequence ATGAGACTTGAAGGAAAAGTTGCCGTAATTACCGGAGGAGCAAGCGGAATTGGAGAGTACACTGCGAGAGCAATGGTTGAGGAAGGGGCAAAGGTTGTTGTTTCAGATATGAATGACGATCTCGGAAACACTCTCGTGGAAGACCTCAACAAAAATGGCCAGAACGCGGTATACGTCCATGCCGATGTAACGAGCGAAGCAGATGCTGAAAAAATGATCAATACAGCAGTAACTGAATTTGGAAAAATTGATATTCTCTTTAACAATGCCGGTATTGGAGCACTTGGAGCTTCAGAAGACCTTCCTCTTGAAGAGTGGAGAAAAGTGATTGCAGTCAATTTAGACGGTGTATTTTTAACTGCAAAGCATGCCATTAAGGCAATGCAGAAAAACGGTGGGGGAAATATCATTAACAACGCTTCCATTTTAGGTCATGTTGGTCAGGCGCAGACAGCTTCCTACACTGCAGCAAAAGGCGGCGTAGTAAACATGACACGGGCCCTTGCCGTAGAATTTGCTCAGCAGAACATCCGGGTAAATGCGGTTTGCCCTGGTTACATTGAAACACCTCTTTTAAGCCAGCTTGACGAAGATATGAAAAACCATTTAGTTTCTCTCCATCCGATTGGCCGTTTAGGCAGACCTGAGGAAGTTGCTAAAGCAGTTGTATTCCTAGCTTCCGATGACGCAAGCTTTGTCACTGGCGCAAACCTTCTTGTTGACGGAGGTTATACTGCTCAGTAA
- a CDS encoding BCCT family transporter translates to MLNINRDKNRIVLKVSVALSVIFVLVGVLIPEQLGTAMTTAQGFILESFGWFYQLVATFFLIFAVFMIFSKYGKIKLGKPDSKPEYSRPTWFAMLFSAGMGIGLLFYGVSEPVSHFSTPPMGEGGTEQSAITGMRYTWLHWGLHAWAIYAIVAMALAYQKFRKGAPGLMSATLYPVLGDKVKGPVGQTIDIVAVFATLFGVCASLGLGAQQINAGLEYLIDIPNNFTVQMIIMGIITVLFIISANTGISKGIKYLSNANMSIAVLLFAAMLILGPTLFLLNMFTTTLGSYGQNLLQMGLRLSPFDATEAAWTQGWTVFYWAWWISWTPFVGMFIARVSKGRTIREFTVAVLLVPSLVCGLWFTIFGGTGIFLELTQGLNVSGHSLETAIFFVFEQLPLGALLSVLTIALITTFFVTSADSATFVLGMLTTGGRLNPSNRIKVMWGIILAASTLVLMYSGGLAGLQTAIIVSALPLTFIVLVMCYGLVKALNAELKEIENPGEKQKTVKQKKAS, encoded by the coding sequence GTGTTGAACATCAATAGGGATAAAAACAGGATAGTTTTAAAAGTTTCTGTGGCTTTATCTGTTATATTCGTTCTGGTCGGAGTATTGATTCCGGAACAGTTAGGAACAGCTATGACCACAGCGCAAGGTTTTATTCTTGAATCATTCGGCTGGTTTTACCAGCTCGTGGCAACATTCTTTCTTATTTTCGCAGTGTTTATGATTTTTAGTAAATATGGAAAAATAAAGCTTGGTAAGCCGGATTCCAAGCCGGAATACAGCCGACCTACGTGGTTTGCCATGTTATTCTCCGCTGGTATGGGAATCGGCCTTTTATTTTACGGTGTTTCCGAACCGGTTTCCCACTTTTCTACACCCCCTATGGGTGAAGGAGGAACAGAACAGTCCGCAATAACAGGGATGAGATATACTTGGCTGCACTGGGGGCTTCACGCCTGGGCTATTTATGCCATAGTTGCGATGGCACTGGCATACCAGAAGTTCAGAAAAGGCGCACCAGGGTTAATGAGTGCAACACTTTATCCTGTACTTGGTGACAAGGTGAAAGGTCCTGTCGGTCAGACGATCGATATTGTCGCAGTATTCGCGACTTTGTTTGGGGTTTGTGCTTCCTTAGGATTAGGTGCGCAGCAAATTAATGCCGGGCTTGAGTACCTTATCGACATACCGAACAACTTTACGGTGCAAATGATAATCATGGGTATTATCACCGTGCTTTTCATCATCTCAGCAAATACAGGTATTTCAAAAGGGATCAAATATTTAAGTAATGCAAACATGTCTATCGCGGTATTGCTTTTCGCCGCGATGCTGATTCTCGGTCCCACATTATTTTTACTGAACATGTTTACCACAACTCTCGGGAGCTACGGACAGAACCTTCTTCAGATGGGACTGCGCCTGTCTCCGTTTGATGCAACAGAAGCAGCATGGACACAAGGATGGACAGTGTTTTACTGGGCATGGTGGATTTCATGGACACCTTTTGTGGGGATGTTTATTGCGAGGGTTTCCAAAGGGCGCACAATCCGTGAGTTTACGGTAGCAGTGCTGCTTGTGCCTTCATTAGTATGCGGCCTCTGGTTTACAATCTTTGGAGGGACTGGAATATTCCTCGAATTAACTCAGGGACTCAATGTCTCCGGTCACAGTCTTGAGACAGCAATCTTTTTTGTATTTGAGCAGCTGCCTCTTGGAGCACTTCTCTCTGTGCTTACAATAGCATTAATAACGACTTTCTTCGTTACTTCAGCTGACTCAGCCACCTTTGTTCTTGGAATGCTCACCACAGGAGGAAGATTGAACCCTTCTAACAGAATTAAAGTGATGTGGGGCATCATCCTCGCCGCTTCTACATTGGTGTTAATGTATTCAGGAGGTTTGGCCGGGCTGCAGACAGCGATCATCGTCAGCGCACTGCCGTTAACATTCATCGTACTCGTAATGTGTTATGGCCTCGTCAAAGCATTGAATGCTGAACTCAAGGAGATAGAGAATCCAGGGGAAAAACAGAAGACGGTAAAACAGAAAAAGGCAAGCTGA
- a CDS encoding zinc-dependent alcohol dehydrogenase, whose product MKAVTYQGIKDVRVKEVKDPEIEKADDIIIKVTSSAICGSDLHLIHGMVANFPEDYIIGHEPIGVVEETGPDVTKVKKGDRVIIPFNVSCGKCWYCSNDLTSQCDDSNPHGDAGAYFGYSETFGGYAGGQAEYMRVPYGNFTPFRIPEENEVEEEKLVLIADAMSTAYWSVDRSGVKNDDTVIVLGCGPVGLLAQKFAWLKGAKRVIAVDYVGYRLEHAKRTNHVETINFEQETNIGDHLKEITKGGADVVVDAVGMDAKMTPAEFLASGMKLQGGALNPVITAAQAVRKAGVIQLTGAYGARYNGFPLGDLFNRNVELRMGQAPVIPYMQYLYDLVADGKVDPGDIITHVLPLSDAKQAYEKFDTKTDNCIKVILKP is encoded by the coding sequence ATGAAAGCTGTTACATACCAGGGTATTAAAGATGTAAGAGTAAAAGAAGTGAAGGATCCGGAAATTGAAAAGGCCGATGACATTATTATAAAGGTAACTTCCTCCGCGATTTGCGGGTCTGATTTGCACTTAATCCATGGCATGGTAGCCAACTTTCCTGAAGACTATATCATCGGCCACGAACCTATTGGAGTAGTGGAAGAAACCGGCCCGGATGTGACAAAAGTAAAGAAGGGCGACCGTGTCATTATTCCTTTCAATGTAAGCTGCGGCAAATGCTGGTACTGCAGCAATGATTTAACGAGCCAGTGTGACGACTCCAATCCCCATGGAGATGCCGGAGCCTATTTTGGTTATTCTGAAACATTTGGCGGTTACGCTGGGGGCCAGGCGGAATACATGCGTGTTCCTTATGGTAATTTCACCCCCTTCCGCATCCCGGAAGAGAATGAAGTGGAGGAAGAGAAGCTCGTATTAATTGCTGATGCCATGTCTACAGCCTATTGGTCTGTTGACCGGTCTGGTGTGAAGAATGATGATACGGTTATCGTCCTTGGCTGCGGGCCGGTCGGGCTCCTGGCACAGAAATTTGCCTGGCTGAAAGGGGCCAAACGAGTAATCGCTGTTGATTATGTTGGATATCGCCTTGAACACGCCAAAAGGACAAACCATGTAGAAACGATAAACTTTGAGCAGGAAACGAATATAGGAGACCATTTAAAAGAAATTACAAAAGGGGGCGCAGACGTAGTTGTTGATGCGGTAGGCATGGACGCGAAAATGACCCCTGCAGAATTTCTGGCCTCAGGAATGAAACTCCAGGGAGGAGCACTAAATCCAGTAATAACTGCAGCACAGGCTGTGAGAAAAGCCGGTGTAATCCAGCTGACAGGAGCATATGGTGCAAGGTATAACGGATTTCCTCTCGGAGATTTATTTAACAGAAATGTGGAGTTAAGGATGGGACAGGCACCTGTTATTCCGTATATGCAGTACTTGTATGATTTGGTTGCAGATGGAAAAGTGGACCCCGGAGACATTATTACACATGTTCTTCCCCTGAGCGATGCAAAACAGGCATATGAAAAATTTGATACGAAAACAGACAACTGTATTAAGGTAATTTTAAAACCTTGA
- a CDS encoding spore coat protein, with protein sequence MNDYLDPQNAIDMPDKADSAFAMDFLISVKTGIRTYGAAITETTDPELRTVFQRQMDKALDLHGELSDFMIEKGWLHPHDLGNQYEVDIKSLEEAVSIANLNIYPKDTDRLGTFATPNN encoded by the coding sequence GTGAATGATTATTTAGATCCGCAAAACGCCATTGATATGCCCGACAAAGCAGATTCCGCTTTTGCGATGGACTTTCTTATTTCTGTCAAAACAGGAATCAGAACGTACGGTGCTGCTATTACGGAAACCACTGATCCTGAACTCAGAACAGTTTTCCAGCGGCAGATGGATAAAGCACTGGACCTTCACGGTGAACTATCAGATTTCATGATAGAAAAAGGATGGCTGCATCCCCATGATCTGGGGAATCAATATGAGGTGGATATTAAATCCCTTGAGGAGGCAGTGTCGATTGCCAACTTAAATATTTACCCGAAAGACACTGACCGTCTTGGCACTTTCGCCACACCGAATAATTAG
- a CDS encoding spore coat protein: protein MDKRLAYHETMETHEILNFKTVCLLKSKLLQGLVFDNTLKSLMEKDVQQTLKDVAELQRFYKKENLRYEEVDTP, encoded by the coding sequence ATGGATAAGCGCCTGGCCTACCATGAAACAATGGAAACTCACGAAATTCTTAACTTTAAAACTGTCTGCTTACTAAAATCGAAATTGCTGCAGGGGCTCGTTTTTGATAATACGCTGAAGTCTCTTATGGAAAAAGACGTTCAGCAGACGTTAAAAGATGTGGCTGAACTGCAGAGGTTTTACAAAAAAGAAAACTTAAGATATGAGGAGGTGGACACACCGTGA
- a CDS encoding spore coat protein, translating to MTNILQNLAGMAGMTDQVIATDFLISSKATVKDLSFAVTEAATPELRSVLRTQLKDAIVTHELITNYMIEKGYYHPNDIKEQIGVDLKASKAALKLAD from the coding sequence GTGACTAACATACTGCAAAATCTGGCCGGCATGGCCGGCATGACAGACCAGGTAATCGCCACTGATTTTTTAATATCTTCCAAAGCAACAGTGAAAGACCTTTCTTTCGCTGTAACTGAAGCAGCCACTCCTGAGTTAAGGTCGGTTCTGCGCACTCAGCTGAAAGACGCGATTGTGACACACGAGCTGATCACCAATTATATGATAGAAAAAGGCTACTACCACCCAAATGATATTAAAGAGCAAATAGGCGTCGACCTGAAAGCATCAAAAGCAGCATTGAAACTGGCAGACTAG